The following proteins are co-located in the Leptospira selangorensis genome:
- a CDS encoding STAS domain-containing protein — MSLEIKVSELGEKNSRPIFHLDLSGEASIYYASDWKSKLQSLLDRNPIRIEIDTSALEKVDSSFVQSLILLKKDSLYKSWDLAILNHPNCLLEFYDLYGLIGFFQDRIRISKKDSSSFKFAYGLEKL, encoded by the coding sequence ATGTCTTTGGAAATTAAAGTATCTGAACTAGGCGAAAAGAATTCCAGACCGATCTTTCATTTGGATCTTTCCGGAGAGGCTTCTATATATTATGCCTCCGATTGGAAGTCAAAGTTACAATCACTTTTAGATAGGAATCCGATCCGGATAGAGATAGATACCTCTGCTTTGGAAAAAGTGGATTCTAGTTTCGTTCAGTCCCTGATTTTACTCAAAAAAGATTCCTTATATAAATCCTGGGATCTTGCTATTTTAAATCATCCAAATTGTTTATTAGAATTTTATGATTTGTATGGTTTGATAGGATTCTTCCAGGATCGTATCCGAATTTCTAAAAAAGATTCCTCTTCCTTTAAGTTTGCATACGGATTGGAGAAGTTGTAA
- the ispH gene encoding 4-hydroxy-3-methylbut-2-enyl diphosphate reductase, translating to MLEKIYLANPRGFCAGVKYAISYVEQVQSNSQEQIYVRKEIVHNRRVVEDMKKRGIKFINELGEAPDGSTVVFSAHGVSPEVVEEAKRRGMKIGDATCPLVTRVHRKARRYKDSHQIIYIGHQGHDEAIGTMGEAQMFLVESPEDVQKLVGKLDLNKPITYLMQTTLSVADTKLVVEKIAELFPSVEHPAKDDICYATTERQEAVSSMMEAIDAMMVIGADNSSNSLRLLQLAQKSKPSSFKVSSLEELNKDYIANSEIKILGITAGASTPQILVDEIISKLIQFYPKAVLDLFPDSREDSMSFKLPANLLM from the coding sequence ATGCTTGAAAAAATCTATCTAGCGAATCCCCGCGGTTTCTGTGCCGGAGTCAAATACGCAATTTCCTATGTGGAACAGGTCCAATCCAATTCCCAGGAACAGATCTATGTCCGCAAAGAGATCGTTCACAACCGAAGAGTTGTGGAAGATATGAAAAAAAGAGGCATCAAGTTCATTAACGAACTGGGTGAAGCACCTGACGGTTCTACAGTTGTATTCTCCGCTCATGGAGTTTCTCCGGAAGTAGTTGAAGAAGCAAAACGTAGAGGTATGAAGATCGGAGACGCTACCTGCCCTCTGGTCACTCGAGTTCACAGAAAAGCGCGTAGATATAAGGACTCTCACCAAATCATCTATATTGGCCACCAAGGACATGATGAAGCAATCGGAACCATGGGAGAAGCTCAGATGTTCCTTGTAGAATCACCTGAGGATGTCCAAAAACTGGTCGGGAAATTGGATTTAAACAAACCGATCACCTATCTTATGCAAACCACTTTATCCGTAGCGGACACCAAACTAGTGGTGGAGAAGATTGCGGAATTATTCCCAAGCGTTGAACATCCAGCCAAGGATGATATCTGCTACGCAACTACAGAAAGACAAGAAGCAGTTTCTTCCATGATGGAAGCGATAGATGCAATGATGGTAATTGGAGCAGATAATAGTTCTAATTCACTTAGGCTTCTGCAATTGGCCCAAAAATCCAAACCTTCTTCTTTCAAAGTCAGTTCCTTGGAAGAATTAAATAAAGATTATATAGCTAACTCAGAGATCAAAATTCTGGGAATCACTGCGGGTGCTTCTACTCCTCAGATACTAGTGGATGAGATCATATCTAAGCTTATACAATTCTATCCGAAAGCGGTTTTGGATCTTTTCCCTGATTCTAGGGAAGATTCAATGAGCTTCAAATTGCCTGCGAATCTTCTGATGTAG
- a CDS encoding flagellin: MIINHNISAIFAHRTLKFNSESMNKDIEKLSSGMRINRAGDDASGLAVSEKMRTQVGGLRRAEQNTEDGMSLIQTAEGYLQETHEVVQRIRVLAVQAANGIYTEEDRQQIQVEVSQLVDEIDRIASQAEFNKMKLLTGAFARLNPTASMWFHMGANMHQRERVYIETMNTAALGLRNPTVLTFISLSTAGKANSVIGLADDALRLISKQRADLGAYYNRLEHAAKGLMNAYENIQAAESRIRDTDMAEQMTSFTRYQILTQAATAMLAQANMKPQTVLQLLK; this comes from the coding sequence ATGATTATTAACCACAATATCAGTGCCATCTTCGCTCACAGAACTTTGAAGTTCAATAGCGAAAGCATGAACAAAGACATCGAAAAGTTGTCTTCCGGTATGAGAATCAACCGTGCAGGTGATGATGCATCCGGTTTGGCCGTGTCTGAAAAAATGAGGACACAGGTCGGAGGTTTGCGCAGGGCGGAACAAAACACTGAAGACGGTATGTCTTTGATCCAAACAGCAGAAGGGTATCTGCAAGAAACCCATGAAGTTGTCCAAAGGATCCGCGTGCTTGCTGTGCAAGCTGCGAACGGTATCTACACCGAAGAAGACCGTCAACAAATACAAGTAGAAGTATCTCAGTTGGTCGACGAGATCGACAGGATTGCTTCTCAGGCCGAGTTCAACAAAATGAAACTCCTTACTGGAGCTTTCGCACGTTTGAATCCGACCGCAAGTATGTGGTTCCATATGGGTGCTAACATGCACCAAAGAGAAAGAGTGTATATCGAAACGATGAACACTGCGGCTCTGGGATTAAGAAACCCGACCGTTCTGACTTTCATCTCTCTTTCTACGGCGGGAAAAGCGAACTCCGTAATTGGTCTTGCTGACGATGCTCTTAGATTAATTTCTAAACAAAGAGCGGACTTAGGAGCTTATTACAACCGTCTGGAACATGCTGCTAAGGGCTTGATGAACGCTTACGAGAATATCCAAGCGGCTGAATCAAGAATTCGTGATACTGATATGGCTGAGCAAATGACCAGCTTTACCAGATATCAAATTCTGACTCAAGCTGCTACTGCGATGCTCGCTCAGGCGAACATGAAACCGCAAACCGTGCTCCAGCTATTGAAGTAA
- a CDS encoding PAS domain-containing sensor histidine kinase — translation MVGEDLRFDTEIGLFQIIVSQTSDAILVTDAVLNENGPSIVFVNPAFCELTGYRAEELIGGSPKILFGKETDRRILQNLKNCLLRGDSYSSSTINYKKDGTKYYSEWKVSPVKDQEGNITNLLSIQRDVSEKIIREELTAKRLRSEMGLTAASQILLNTTHESFTIERAIEHFLVLVEAERIYLYKKTANPDVLALQAEIKSPYSSATLAETHPEISLSSKFARWKPYLLRNDIIEFRTSDLLDSEKSFYQGRRTDTIFLFPIRMSGDWFGFLGMEFFEHESGPEEQFTFRTFVDLLGFYLERMSILEELKIHKENLEETVVRRTKELSVQKEKAEAASTAKSDFLANMSHELRTPLNAIIGLSKLIKIEDENSNDKRYLDLIHKSGLHLLGLINDILELSKLNAGKSSFYFSEMDLRKELEQVVEFLEPELIRKNLHLVWNDPEEITCLVWGDAKRIRQIFLNLVSNAVKFTAEQGSIYLSTKKEGKDWVIEITDTGIGIPEAEQKKIFDAFYQVRNSRSRDTEGTGLGLSIVQKLVEAHGGSIRVKSQQGIGTTFYLNLPRLEQSPKQSKPRKNFAGAYPDKLKNFCFIQLELSNQKNAELLTHFFKKQNQPLLFKELRKDKRIVLFQDSNSPSKTRISEIWKTVLILPEETQDFEKKYSKENFDFVLSQPISLDELKLVLEELADQIND, via the coding sequence ATGGTCGGGGAAGATCTGCGGTTCGACACAGAAATCGGACTTTTTCAAATTATCGTTTCCCAAACTTCGGACGCAATTCTCGTTACAGACGCTGTTCTAAATGAGAACGGTCCTTCTATTGTTTTCGTAAATCCGGCGTTCTGCGAGCTGACCGGATATAGAGCGGAAGAGTTAATCGGCGGCTCCCCTAAAATTTTATTCGGTAAAGAAACCGACAGAAGAATCTTACAAAATCTTAAAAATTGCCTCTTACGCGGAGACTCATACTCTTCTTCTACAATTAACTACAAAAAAGACGGAACCAAATATTATTCGGAATGGAAAGTCTCTCCAGTCAAAGACCAAGAAGGGAATATTACAAATTTATTATCTATTCAAAGAGACGTCAGCGAGAAAATAATAAGAGAAGAATTAACTGCAAAAAGACTCCGATCGGAAATGGGTCTCACCGCTGCTTCTCAAATCTTACTGAATACGACTCATGAAAGTTTTACAATAGAAAGAGCGATAGAACATTTTTTAGTTTTGGTAGAAGCAGAAAGGATCTATCTATATAAGAAGACTGCAAATCCAGATGTATTAGCATTACAAGCAGAAATCAAAAGTCCTTATTCAAGTGCTACTCTTGCAGAGACACATCCAGAAATTTCACTCTCTTCTAAATTTGCCAGATGGAAACCTTACCTACTTCGAAATGATATCATCGAGTTTCGAACCTCGGATCTTCTTGATTCTGAAAAATCTTTTTACCAAGGAAGAAGGACGGATACAATTTTTCTATTTCCGATCCGAATGTCGGGAGATTGGTTTGGATTTTTGGGAATGGAATTTTTCGAACATGAATCAGGTCCGGAGGAGCAGTTTACCTTTCGCACATTCGTAGACTTGCTTGGATTTTATTTGGAAAGAATGTCCATATTGGAAGAACTAAAGATCCATAAAGAAAATCTGGAAGAGACTGTAGTCAGAAGGACAAAGGAACTATCCGTTCAAAAAGAAAAAGCGGAAGCAGCGAGCACGGCTAAAAGTGATTTTCTTGCCAATATGAGCCATGAGCTTCGCACTCCATTGAATGCGATCATTGGACTTTCTAAATTAATCAAGATAGAAGATGAAAACTCTAACGACAAAAGATATTTGGACCTGATCCATAAATCCGGATTACATCTATTAGGTTTAATTAATGATATTTTAGAACTTTCTAAACTAAACGCAGGAAAGTCTTCCTTCTATTTTTCGGAAATGGATCTTAGGAAGGAATTAGAGCAAGTAGTCGAATTTTTAGAACCTGAGCTTATAAGAAAAAATCTACATTTAGTTTGGAATGATCCGGAAGAAATTACTTGTCTCGTCTGGGGAGATGCGAAACGAATTCGACAAATCTTTTTAAATCTGGTCAGTAACGCAGTTAAATTTACAGCGGAGCAAGGGTCCATATACCTTTCTACCAAAAAAGAAGGGAAAGATTGGGTAATCGAGATCACGGACACTGGGATCGGTATACCGGAAGCGGAACAGAAAAAAATTTTCGATGCATTCTATCAGGTTAGAAATTCCAGATCTAGAGATACGGAAGGAACAGGTCTTGGGCTTTCTATCGTTCAAAAACTTGTAGAGGCGCATGGAGGAAGTATCCGCGTCAAAAGCCAACAAGGTATCGGAACTACTTTTTATCTGAACCTTCCCAGGTTAGAACAAAGTCCCAAACAATCCAAACCTAGGAAAAATTTCGCAGGGGCTTATCCTGATAAATTGAAAAATTTCTGCTTTATACAATTAGAATTATCAAACCAGAAAAACGCAGAACTTCTTACTCATTTTTTTAAAAAACAAAACCAACCACTGCTATTTAAAGAACTCAGAAAAGATAAGAGAATTGTTCTGTTCCAAGATTCAAATTCTCCTTCAAAGACTAGGATATCAGAAATTTGGAAAACAGTATTGATCCTTCCGGAAGAGACTCAAGATTTTGAAAAAAAATATTCCAAAGAGAATTTTGACTTCGTTCTTTCTCAACCCATATCCTTGGATGAGCTCAAATTAGTATTAGAAGAATTGGCGGATCAAATCAATGACTAA
- a CDS encoding ATP-binding response regulator encodes MTNSTSSVIKNKQERKSVVRDPILIVEDKLENTLMLEALCDEFGIQYQSASNGEEALEMAKTNKYSFYIVDLMMPVMDGPTFIQRLKEFQPDATVLVQTALDSTDTVIEVMKLGVFDYIIKPILPDQFHKALNKAVDYRFLKASETAIIEAESLKLRNQLEWLTYKETRRKAGDESWEKSSIHSLQTSLSQGSGIGAIISLLDMIKTEMKEDGDNYLINKSMMNLVIENQEITKNLLKGLTQLLEIINRNLEKKKIKASELVEKIKHSTEFILPYLEKKNLRLSLPVLKKEVELDIEVDLFLLALEEVILNAYKYCASKTSLEIFTSINQGYFCVVVKNIVDERPYGGVDEKHESLVLQPFFRIHPPVESVSHLERFGLGLGLTAVDQILRKHNGLFFIHNAKDHTGEQVRLCVMNELLLPIQ; translated from the coding sequence ATGACTAACTCTACAAGTTCAGTAATCAAAAATAAACAAGAGAGAAAGAGTGTTGTCAGAGATCCAATACTTATAGTCGAGGATAAGTTAGAAAATACGCTAATGCTCGAAGCTCTCTGTGATGAGTTCGGCATCCAATACCAATCCGCTTCCAATGGAGAAGAAGCATTGGAAATGGCCAAAACGAATAAATATTCGTTCTATATTGTGGATCTTATGATGCCTGTGATGGATGGCCCTACTTTTATCCAGAGATTGAAAGAATTCCAACCGGACGCAACCGTTCTTGTTCAAACTGCATTAGATTCCACGGATACCGTGATCGAGGTGATGAAACTAGGCGTATTCGATTATATAATTAAACCAATCCTACCTGACCAATTCCATAAGGCTCTAAACAAGGCTGTAGATTATCGTTTCTTAAAGGCAAGTGAGACGGCGATCATAGAAGCGGAAAGTCTTAAACTTAGGAACCAGTTGGAATGGCTGACATATAAGGAAACCAGAAGAAAAGCTGGAGACGAATCCTGGGAAAAATCCTCCATACATTCTTTGCAGACTTCATTATCTCAGGGATCAGGGATTGGGGCGATTATCAGTCTTTTGGATATGATCAAGACTGAAATGAAAGAAGATGGGGATAATTATCTAATTAATAAAAGTATGATGAACTTGGTAATTGAGAACCAGGAGATTACAAAAAACTTACTCAAAGGCCTTACCCAATTATTAGAGATCATCAATCGAAATCTTGAAAAAAAGAAGATCAAGGCTTCGGAGCTTGTTGAAAAGATTAAACACTCTACTGAATTCATTCTACCTTATTTAGAGAAGAAAAATCTTAGGCTTTCTCTTCCGGTCTTAAAAAAGGAAGTAGAGCTGGATATCGAGGTGGATCTCTTCCTTCTTGCATTAGAGGAAGTGATCTTGAACGCATACAAATACTGCGCATCCAAAACTTCTTTAGAAATATTTACTAGCATCAATCAAGGCTATTTCTGCGTCGTTGTGAAAAATATAGTAGATGAAAGGCCTTACGGAGGTGTGGACGAAAAACATGAAAGCCTTGTTCTGCAACCCTTCTTTCGTATCCATCCGCCGGTCGAAAGTGTCTCTCATTTAGAAAGATTTGGCCTTGGTTTAGGGCTTACTGCGGTGGATCAAATCTTAAGAAAACATAACGGTCTATTCTTTATTCATAATGCAAAGGATCATACGGGAGAACAGGTCCGTCTTTGTGTTATGAACGAATTATTATTACCCATTCAATGA
- a CDS encoding response regulator → MKKILIVDDSAVFRKILTLHLSRASFSVIEAEDGLQGLEKLKEGKVDLVVSDMNMPNMNGISFVKAIKEDSNNKFVPIIMLTTESQDDLKNEGLKAGAKAWLTKPFSPEELLKTIQVLLV, encoded by the coding sequence ATGAAAAAAATCTTAATCGTGGATGATTCAGCCGTGTTCCGAAAGATACTTACCCTCCATCTTTCTCGGGCTTCTTTTTCCGTAATAGAAGCAGAAGATGGACTTCAAGGTTTGGAGAAATTGAAAGAAGGGAAAGTGGATCTGGTGGTAAGTGATATGAATATGCCGAACATGAACGGCATATCTTTTGTAAAGGCGATCAAAGAAGACTCAAACAATAAATTCGTTCCGATCATCATGCTTACAACTGAGTCGCAAGACGATCTAAAAAACGAAGGTTTAAAAGCGGGAGCTAAGGCTTGGCTAACGAAACCTTTTTCTCCGGAAGAACTTTTAAAAACGATCCAGGTTTTACTCGTGTAA
- a CDS encoding PHP domain-containing protein: MKRSRIIFLVFIFLGALLLGNLFTWAIFRADTFRSSVDWEKYSNPYKRNTKLKLQKAGIHLHTNRTWFTPGRNSPEEIETVYAANGYKILGFTDYERVTSPDSPKLAQIKGFEWGTNLRKRHFSVLGLEDASYDLFPLYADPENLQWVIDRIESKNGFVVINHPLLNESFPIKLLSQLKEYDALEVMSPFGDIPKFWDKLLSEKHPSFCMASDDLHYLPRDEYLRVRTSGIPNWRDLSSEIYKQEGESLMRYLLINTDSLDEREVLRSLKEGNYLCVRKMERSLAEPKLGSLGLNSENEIHFDFEDTPISVDFIGQNSEILSHTSYQNKGSYRLKPTDLYVRVQIIYPTAIILSNPFFQKP; encoded by the coding sequence ATGAAAAGAAGTAGGATAATTTTCTTAGTTTTTATCTTTCTAGGGGCATTATTACTCGGGAATCTGTTCACTTGGGCGATTTTCAGAGCAGATACTTTTAGGTCCTCGGTGGATTGGGAAAAATATTCCAATCCATATAAAAGAAATACCAAACTTAAACTCCAAAAAGCCGGAATTCATTTACATACGAACCGCACCTGGTTCACTCCCGGGAGGAATTCTCCGGAAGAGATCGAGACAGTCTATGCAGCAAATGGTTATAAAATTTTAGGCTTCACCGATTACGAAAGGGTAACCAGTCCTGATTCTCCAAAACTTGCTCAGATCAAAGGATTTGAATGGGGAACCAATCTCAGAAAAAGACATTTTAGTGTGTTAGGTTTGGAAGATGCAAGTTACGATCTATTTCCTCTCTATGCTGATCCGGAAAATCTACAATGGGTGATCGATAGAATCGAATCTAAAAATGGATTTGTGGTGATCAATCATCCACTTTTGAATGAATCATTTCCGATAAAACTTTTATCTCAATTAAAAGAATACGATGCGTTAGAAGTGATGAGCCCATTCGGAGATATTCCTAAATTTTGGGATAAGTTATTAAGTGAGAAACATCCTTCTTTTTGTATGGCATCAGACGATCTACATTATCTCCCAAGAGACGAGTATTTAAGAGTTAGAACCTCTGGAATTCCAAATTGGAGAGATCTAAGTTCCGAAATTTACAAACAAGAAGGAGAATCTTTGATGAGATACCTTCTTATAAATACGGATAGCCTGGATGAAAGAGAAGTGCTTCGCTCCTTGAAAGAAGGGAATTATCTTTGTGTTCGCAAGATGGAAAGAAGTTTAGCAGAACCTAAACTAGGGTCCTTAGGACTGAATTCGGAAAATGAGATCCATTTTGATTTTGAAGATACTCCGATCAGTGTAGACTTCATTGGACAAAATTCAGAAATTCTTTCTCATACTTCTTATCAGAACAAGGGCTCTTATAGATTAAAACCGACGGATCTATATGTGAGAGTGCAGATAATTTATCCGACTGCAATCATTCTGAGTAATCCATTTTTCCAGAAGCCTTAG
- a CDS encoding ArnT family glycosyltransferase: MRNWFLPLIILVYLCLLLFGLGSFSLIDWDENIYGAASKSMLETGEYFRIQVNGQPFSEKPPFFFWFANLFYKIFGLSEFSTRLPSVFSGIFSFLILVQFGTLLHSKKFGYVWAFLYSASLLPLLLSRTAYIDHLFNTFILASVLSLYLYETKEKGDFRSRAIWILSAAFFGGIAVLTKGPLGLAIPLFIFGANRLLDLNFKIRIFDFILFGIVSVAVLSFYYLTNFLLYGNEFIVQFFDFQKKLLTKSLESHTGPWFYHFIVMFIGFFPWTVFLFPGAKNWRMFTDPKISRISRYFLIWLGIVLLIFSIVQTKLPHYSSSIYFPLSFFVSYLILEKPEILKSNNFSFLGIGLVVGLIFLLLPQISEYSSSSMGVGKELLPTFNFWDSSSGLALILGILIGFVGLQQFKNGKEEGKDLFLASTWISMLIFVGILSSTITPKIISFLQDGNLRLYDKAENSGNQIVYYKYLSFYPMFYREKKIHMMGSYKFKDETFLLDSNEKLSIICNRNSVLELVLTHPQRNFQEVAAENGIVLLDSSPK; encoded by the coding sequence ATGCGAAATTGGTTTTTACCCCTGATTATTCTTGTATATCTATGCTTATTGCTATTTGGTTTAGGAAGTTTCTCTCTAATTGATTGGGATGAGAATATTTACGGTGCCGCATCCAAATCCATGCTGGAAACTGGGGAATATTTTAGGATCCAAGTCAACGGACAACCGTTTAGTGAAAAACCTCCATTCTTCTTTTGGTTCGCTAATCTATTTTATAAAATTTTCGGACTTTCTGAATTCTCTACAAGACTTCCTTCCGTTTTCAGCGGGATTTTTTCTTTTTTGATCCTAGTTCAATTTGGAACACTTTTACATTCTAAAAAATTCGGATATGTTTGGGCATTTTTATATTCAGCGTCTCTTTTGCCTCTTCTACTTTCTAGAACTGCTTATATAGATCATTTATTTAATACGTTCATCTTAGCCTCTGTTCTTTCCTTATATTTATATGAAACAAAGGAGAAGGGGGACTTCCGGTCGAGGGCGATCTGGATCTTGTCAGCCGCATTCTTTGGTGGAATTGCGGTTTTGACAAAAGGTCCTTTAGGTTTGGCCATTCCACTTTTCATATTTGGTGCAAACAGACTTTTAGATCTAAATTTTAAGATCAGGATCTTTGATTTTATCTTATTTGGTATCGTTTCTGTAGCAGTATTAAGTTTTTATTATCTCACAAATTTTCTCTTATACGGGAATGAATTTATAGTTCAATTCTTCGATTTTCAGAAGAAATTGCTAACCAAGTCCTTGGAATCTCATACAGGCCCTTGGTTTTATCATTTTATCGTAATGTTTATAGGGTTTTTCCCTTGGACGGTATTTTTATTTCCGGGAGCAAAGAACTGGAGAATGTTTACTGATCCAAAAATTTCCAGGATCTCCCGGTATTTTCTAATTTGGTTAGGAATTGTTCTACTCATCTTTTCGATCGTACAGACTAAACTTCCTCATTATTCTTCTTCTATATATTTTCCTTTATCATTCTTTGTTTCTTATTTGATTTTAGAAAAACCAGAGATCTTAAAATCAAATAACTTTTCATTTTTAGGGATCGGACTAGTAGTGGGTTTAATATTCTTACTTCTACCTCAGATTTCAGAATATTCCAGTTCTTCTATGGGAGTCGGGAAGGAATTACTACCTACTTTCAATTTCTGGGATTCTTCCTCCGGATTAGCTCTTATTTTAGGAATTCTGATCGGTTTTGTAGGATTACAACAATTCAAAAATGGAAAAGAAGAAGGAAAGGATCTTTTTCTGGCTTCTACTTGGATCTCTATGTTGATCTTTGTTGGAATTTTATCATCAACGATTACTCCTAAGATCATTTCCTTTCTGCAAGATGGAAATCTTCGTCTTTATGATAAAGCGGAGAATTCCGGAAATCAGATCGTATATTATAAATACCTTTCCTTCTATCCTATGTTTTATCGAGAAAAGAAAATTCATATGATGGGAAGTTATAAGTTTAAAGACGAAACATTTTTATTAGATTCCAATGAGAAACTTTCTATTATCTGCAATCGAAACAGCGTCCTGGAGTTAGTATTAACCCATCCTCAAAGAAATTTTCAAGAAGTAGCCGCTGAAAACGGAATTGTACTTTTAGATTCTTCTCCGAAGTAA
- a CDS encoding glycosyltransferase family 2 protein: MKPFPLVLVLPAYNEELTIEKTVLEFYKEIPNAYFVIVDNNSKDKTSEISKNVLAEHSISGEVLFEARQGKANAVRTAFTKVDAEIYIMCDADTTYPASKVHSMIQTLKEKDLDMLVGDRLSEGDYGRENKRRFHSTGNKLVLTLINFLYGTKLKDPMSGYRVFSRRFVKNYPILSSGFEIEIEMTLHALDKRFRLEEISVPYKDRPAGSFSKLNTIRDGYKVVKNILWIFKDYKPMHFFGFFSVVSGILSLVAGTPPVIDYIEYRYVYHVPLAVLATGLMLFSWIQIAIGLVLHTVSKIQRTNFELRLIRFGMEMPSRNQMIIPTVPQRSSGSEKTIVSGNI, from the coding sequence ATGAAACCATTCCCTCTTGTATTGGTTCTTCCTGCATATAACGAAGAACTTACTATTGAAAAGACTGTCTTGGAATTTTATAAAGAGATCCCGAATGCATATTTTGTGATCGTAGATAATAATTCTAAGGATAAAACCTCAGAGATCTCCAAAAATGTTTTAGCAGAACATTCTATTTCGGGAGAAGTGCTATTCGAAGCACGACAAGGGAAAGCAAATGCAGTTCGGACTGCATTTACAAAAGTTGATGCAGAAATTTATATCATGTGTGATGCGGATACGACCTACCCTGCTTCCAAAGTTCATTCTATGATCCAAACTTTGAAGGAAAAAGATTTGGACATGCTTGTAGGAGATCGTCTGAGCGAAGGAGATTATGGAAGAGAGAATAAGAGAAGGTTTCATTCCACAGGAAATAAACTTGTTCTCACATTGATTAACTTCCTATATGGAACGAAACTTAAAGACCCAATGAGTGGTTATAGAGTATTCTCTCGTAGATTCGTAAAAAATTATCCGATCCTATCCTCCGGTTTTGAGATAGAAATAGAAATGACCTTACATGCCTTAGACAAAAGGTTTCGCCTGGAAGAGATCTCAGTTCCATATAAAGACCGACCTGCCGGAAGTTTTTCTAAATTGAATACTATCCGGGACGGATATAAGGTAGTGAAAAATATATTATGGATTTTTAAAGATTATAAGCCGATGCACTTCTTCGGATTTTTTTCGGTAGTTTCAGGCATTTTGTCTTTGGTAGCGGGAACTCCCCCAGTTATAGATTATATAGAATATAGATATGTATATCATGTTCCTTTGGCGGTGCTTGCTACCGGACTAATGTTGTTTTCCTGGATCCAAATTGCGATAGGACTCGTTTTACATACGGTTTCTAAAATCCAGAGAACCAATTTTGAATTGAGATTGATCCGATTCGGAATGGAAATGCCATCTCGAAACCAAATGATCATTCCGACTGTCCCGCAACGATCCTCAGGAAGCGAGAAAACAATCGTGAGCGGGAATATCTAA